The Deltaproteobacteria bacterium genome window below encodes:
- a CDS encoding basic amino acid/polyamine antiporter translates to MATDSTQKLPLPTLTAMVVGGMVGAGVFSIPRNFAQATGVYGALIAWAIAGGGMLMLAFVFQTLANRKPDLDAGVYAYARAGFGPYLGFLSALGYWASACVGNVSYWILIKSTLGGAWPALGEGNTLLAVALSSVGIWAFHLLVMRGVKEAAGINKIVTIAKVIPLLLFVVLAIFYLDSEVFVANLWGGSTAAQEYLHAHGDVYALGTAAVRDYGSLFEQVKATMLVTVFVFLGIEGASNYSRFAQKREDVGAATVTGFLAVLALFASVSILAYGILPREELAALAQPSVGGVLAAAVGPWGAVFIGAGVIVSVLGAYLAWTLMAAEVLSIAAKKGDMPRYFARENENGVPGPALVLSSALVQVVLLATLFSDDAFTFALSLCSHLSLIPYFLSAAFLWKLVQTRESYERDTGGLGKDRIVGILATGYTLFLLFAAGMKFMLLGLLIYAPGTVLYVITRREQNARLFTTAEWLLFAVTVVGAVVGLHGLVTGYITI, encoded by the coding sequence ATGGCGACGGACTCCACCCAGAAGCTGCCGCTCCCGACCCTCACGGCCATGGTGGTCGGCGGCATGGTCGGCGCCGGGGTGTTCTCGATCCCCCGCAACTTCGCGCAGGCCACCGGCGTCTACGGCGCCCTGATCGCCTGGGCGATCGCCGGCGGCGGCATGCTGATGCTGGCCTTCGTCTTCCAGACGCTCGCGAACCGCAAGCCGGACCTGGACGCGGGGGTCTACGCCTACGCGCGGGCCGGCTTCGGCCCCTACCTGGGCTTCCTCTCCGCGCTCGGCTACTGGGCGAGCGCCTGCGTCGGCAACGTCTCCTACTGGATCCTGATCAAGTCGACGCTCGGCGGGGCCTGGCCCGCCCTCGGCGAGGGCAACACGCTGCTGGCGGTGGCGCTCTCCTCGGTCGGCATCTGGGCCTTCCACCTGCTGGTGATGCGCGGCGTGAAGGAGGCCGCGGGCATCAACAAGATCGTGACGATCGCGAAGGTGATCCCGCTGCTCCTCTTCGTGGTCCTGGCGATCTTCTACCTCGACAGCGAGGTCTTCGTCGCGAACCTGTGGGGCGGCAGCACGGCGGCGCAGGAGTACCTCCACGCGCACGGGGACGTCTACGCGCTCGGGACGGCCGCCGTCCGGGACTACGGGAGCCTCTTCGAGCAGGTGAAGGCGACCATGCTCGTGACCGTGTTCGTGTTCCTCGGCATCGAGGGCGCCAGCAACTACTCGCGCTTCGCGCAGAAGCGCGAGGACGTCGGCGCCGCAACGGTGACCGGCTTCCTGGCCGTGCTCGCGCTCTTCGCCTCGGTCTCGATCCTGGCCTACGGGATCCTGCCCCGCGAGGAGCTCGCGGCGCTGGCCCAGCCCTCGGTGGGCGGCGTGCTGGCGGCGGCGGTGGGCCCCTGGGGCGCCGTGTTCATCGGCGCCGGCGTGATCGTCTCCGTGCTCGGCGCCTACCTCGCCTGGACCCTGATGGCGGCCGAGGTGCTCTCGATCGCGGCGAAGAAGGGCGACATGCCCCGCTACTTCGCGCGCGAGAACGAGAACGGCGTCCCGGGGCCGGCGCTGGTGCTGAGCTCGGCGCTGGTGCAGGTCGTGCTCCTCGCGACCCTCTTCTCCGACGACGCCTTCACCTTCGCGCTCTCGCTCTGCAGCCACCTCTCGCTGATCCCGTACTTCCTGTCGGCGGCCTTCCTGTGGAAGCTCGTCCAGACCCGCGAGAGCTACGAGCGCGACACCGGCGGCCTCGGCAAGGACCGCATCGTCGGGATCCTGGCGACCGGCTACACGCTCTTCCTGCTCTTCGCGGCGGGCATGAAGTTCATGCTGCTCGGGCTCCTGATCTACGCGCCGGGCACGGTCCTGTACGTCATCACGCGGCGCGAGCAGAACGCGCGGCTCTTCACGACGGCGGAGTGGCTGCTGTTCGCCGTCACGGTCGTCGGCGCGGTGGTCGGGCTCCACGGGCTCGTCACGGGCTACATCACGATCTGA
- a CDS encoding LON peptidase substrate-binding domain-containing protein, giving the protein MSAASEEIPLFPLPGVVLFPRARVPLHVFEPRYRQMTAHALAGSRRIGMVAVRPERAESTSGDPPVFAIGCAGVVEEAVRRDDGRYDVVLRGTERFRILEETPREGERLYRVARIEPLEDPFDEAREGLALQGLRADAIDLLSQLLRLAGPPGPRPLDPRRFSGIDDASFVNVLCQLLDLALPEKQGLLETTGILARCEALVTLLRFRVAEQDGGIRTAPRTLH; this is encoded by the coding sequence GTGTCCGCCGCGTCCGAGGAGATCCCGCTCTTCCCGCTGCCGGGGGTCGTGCTCTTCCCCCGCGCGCGCGTCCCGCTCCACGTCTTCGAGCCGCGCTACCGGCAGATGACGGCGCACGCGCTGGCCGGCTCGCGCCGCATCGGGATGGTGGCGGTACGGCCCGAGCGCGCGGAATCGACGAGCGGGGATCCGCCCGTCTTCGCGATCGGCTGCGCGGGCGTCGTCGAGGAGGCGGTGCGCCGCGACGACGGGCGCTACGACGTCGTCCTGCGTGGCACCGAGCGCTTCCGCATCCTCGAGGAGACGCCCCGGGAGGGCGAGCGGCTCTATCGCGTGGCACGCATCGAGCCGCTCGAGGATCCCTTCGACGAGGCGCGCGAAGGGCTCGCGCTCCAAGGGCTGCGCGCGGACGCGATCGACCTGCTCTCGCAGCTCCTCCGGCTCGCGGGCCCACCCGGTCCGCGGCCGCTCGACCCGCGCCGCTTCTCCGGCATCGACGACGCGAGCTTCGTGAACGTGCTCTGCCAGCTCCTCGACCTGGCGCTCCCCGAGAAGCAGGGACTGCTCGAGACGACGGGGATCCTCGCGCGCTGCGAGGCGCTCGTGACGCTGCTCCGCTTCCGCGTGGCCGAGCAGGACGGCGGAATTCGCACGGCCCCCCGCACGTTGCACTGA
- a CDS encoding DUF45 domain-containing protein, with translation MLDAKRLRGETRARGGTATESAVGLIARLEQDASAIARVFGLRYRAIEPERPHVRRRLGVCYADGTIRIRLHHARSGRPLKYSSLVDTLCHELAHLRHFNHGRRFQALYRRILEHARRTGVYRPGPDRAPDHERERAPGEAPERRSVRRPAPARAAGLEPLPGVALRTPERPAAPQQLALF, from the coding sequence GTGCTTGACGCGAAGCGGCTCCGAGGAGAGACTCGCGCGCGAGGGGGGACGGCCACGGAGTCCGCGGTCGGGCTGATCGCGCGCCTCGAGCAGGACGCCAGCGCGATCGCGCGCGTGTTCGGGCTCCGCTACCGGGCGATCGAGCCGGAGCGGCCGCACGTGCGGCGCCGGCTCGGTGTCTGCTACGCCGACGGCACGATCCGGATCCGCCTCCATCACGCGCGCAGCGGCCGGCCGCTCAAGTACTCGAGCCTCGTGGACACGCTCTGCCACGAGCTCGCGCACCTGCGCCACTTCAACCACGGCCGGCGCTTCCAGGCGCTCTACCGGCGCATCCTCGAGCACGCGCGGCGCACGGGGGTCTACCGGCCGGGGCCCGATCGCGCGCCCGATCACGAGCGCGAGCGGGCACCCGGAGAAGCGCCGGAGCGCAGGTCCGTGCGCCGGCCGGCTCCCGCACGCGCGGCCGGGCTGGAACCCCTGCCCGGTGTCGCCCTGCGGACGCCCGAGCGGCCCGCCGCGCCGCAGCAGCTCGCGCTCTTCTAG
- a CDS encoding DnaA/Hda family protein, with product MTCPPQVERAASVPTRTTALWTAVLARLRAETPSQAAALEAWLEPLAACEAGGGLRLACPSAFHLERVRERYLARIERHAREAAGAPIAVALVVGEQTRAEAPVTALPAPAPPVVIGPRVVPLRARPETPPLGLPPHDFASFAVGPGNALAREACAALARGRQLTLSPLYLVGGRGTGKTHLACATAHAAQGRGERVLYVSAEQFTNELMAAIRAQRTEELKRRYREGCDLLVFEDVSFLRGKRQTQLELLHTLEHLLRRGARALFSAEQLPLDIPELEPRLASLLASGLCAEIEAPDPALRREILRARAAAAGARLPDACVERLADAVRGSVRDLEAALVQVLASASLLRRPIDLALVEAALRKVTPRPPGGALEPERVAELVAAHFGLTATALASRSRRQDVLLPRQVAMFLCTRHTDASLERIGRAFGRSHPAVANAAHAVRRALAARPALQERLAAITAELEAQTGAGGRKGPRRAPR from the coding sequence ATGACCTGTCCCCCTCAGGTCGAAAGGGCGGCGTCTGTCCCCACGCGGACGACCGCGCTGTGGACGGCCGTGCTCGCGCGCCTGCGCGCCGAGACGCCGTCGCAGGCAGCCGCGCTCGAGGCGTGGCTCGAGCCCCTCGCCGCGTGCGAGGCGGGCGGCGGCCTGCGCCTCGCATGTCCGAGCGCCTTCCATCTCGAGCGCGTGCGCGAACGCTACCTCGCGCGCATCGAGCGCCACGCGCGGGAGGCGGCCGGCGCGCCGATCGCGGTCGCGCTGGTGGTCGGCGAGCAGACCCGCGCGGAGGCTCCCGTCACGGCTCTTCCCGCGCCCGCGCCGCCCGTCGTGATCGGCCCGCGCGTCGTCCCGCTTCGCGCGCGCCCCGAGACGCCCCCGCTCGGGCTTCCGCCCCACGACTTCGCGAGCTTCGCCGTCGGCCCGGGCAACGCGCTCGCGCGCGAGGCGTGCGCGGCCCTCGCCCGGGGCCGGCAGCTCACGCTGAGCCCGCTCTATCTCGTCGGCGGGCGGGGGACCGGGAAGACCCATCTCGCCTGCGCGACCGCCCACGCGGCGCAGGGGCGCGGCGAGCGCGTGCTCTACGTCTCGGCCGAGCAGTTCACGAACGAGCTGATGGCGGCGATCCGCGCCCAGCGCACCGAGGAGCTGAAGCGCCGCTACCGCGAGGGCTGCGACCTGCTCGTCTTCGAGGACGTCAGCTTCCTGCGCGGCAAGCGCCAGACCCAGCTCGAGCTGCTCCACACCCTCGAGCACCTGCTCCGGCGCGGCGCCCGCGCGCTCTTCAGCGCCGAGCAGCTCCCGCTCGACATCCCGGAGCTCGAGCCGCGCCTCGCCTCGCTGCTGGCGAGCGGCCTGTGCGCCGAGATCGAGGCGCCCGATCCCGCGCTGCGCCGCGAGATCCTGCGCGCCCGCGCCGCGGCCGCGGGCGCCCGGCTCCCCGACGCCTGCGTGGAGCGCCTCGCCGACGCCGTGCGCGGCAGCGTGCGCGATCTCGAGGCCGCGCTCGTCCAGGTGCTCGCGAGCGCCTCGCTCCTGCGCCGCCCGATCGACCTGGCGCTCGTCGAGGCGGCGCTGCGCAAGGTGACCCCGCGCCCGCCGGGCGGCGCGCTCGAGCCCGAGCGCGTGGCCGAGCTCGTCGCCGCGCACTTCGGGCTCACCGCCACGGCGCTGGCCTCCCGCTCGCGGCGCCAGGACGTGCTGCTCCCGCGCCAGGTCGCGATGTTCCTGTGCACGCGCCACACCGACGCCTCGCTCGAGCGCATCGGCCGCGCCTTCGGCCGCAGCCACCCGGCCGTCGCGAACGCCGCGCACGCGGTCCGCCGCGCGCTCGCGGCTCGCCCCGCCCTCCAGGAGCGGCTCGCGGCGATCACCGCCGAGCTCGAGGCCCAGACCGGGGCGGGCGGGCGCAAGGGGCCGCGGCGGGCGCCGCGCTGA
- a CDS encoding DUF4149 domain-containing protein: protein MTTPARARSRVLAGALLWVAIGGWFGALLLFAAVVAPTAFSMLPDPRLTAHMVGRVLASLQLAGMGLGVLLAALGGGLGRGRLAVALPLVLAAMCAANHFGVAPAVAAIDLTDPAAGAGAGARFARLHQLSMGLFLATTAGVLLLGILHAVRELGEEGRKKARIP from the coding sequence ATGACGACCCCCGCCCGCGCTCGCTCCCGCGTCCTCGCCGGCGCCCTGCTCTGGGTGGCGATCGGGGGCTGGTTCGGTGCGCTCCTGCTCTTTGCAGCGGTCGTGGCGCCGACGGCCTTCTCGATGCTCCCGGACCCGCGCCTCACGGCCCACATGGTGGGCCGCGTGCTGGCCTCGCTCCAGCTCGCCGGGATGGGGCTCGGCGTCCTGCTGGCGGCCCTCGGGGGCGGGCTGGGGCGCGGCCGCCTCGCCGTCGCGCTGCCGCTGGTGCTGGCAGCGATGTGCGCCGCCAACCACTTCGGGGTGGCGCCCGCCGTGGCCGCCATCGACCTCACGGACCCGGCCGCCGGCGCCGGTGCGGGAGCCCGCTTCGCCCGCCTCCACCAGCTCTCGATGGGCCTGTTCCTGGCGACGACCGCCGGCGTCCTCCTGCTCGGCATCCTCCACGCCGTGCGCGAGCTCGGTGAAGAAGGGCGAAAAAAGGCGAGAATTCCGTAG
- a CDS encoding PEP-CTERM sorting domain-containing protein: MRVLLLFASLALLLAGQASASTISVSIQGDGSSCQQGFNDGVVADGTCSSNGSGTYDDWGAASSSAAGGSSPNLVGIGSTSTGLAIDAAVAADDGGIDVGQGGDRWIKRNVSYTIQLTVDVDSPAQLWTVDLTQAALGLYALRGDGTATAVGTQNSGAARFSNINVSVNGNPFNVTVSPGSRVANPSNNSSSTGQFSGSRNDLSVLSGTGDAVFGVTVSFSLEALSRDGCTGFICSSASGGEEAATLFGLQNVIDQGVDDYGTWGRAIAPDGYNATWTLNVLNVPEPVTLALVALGLTGLAVSGRRATR; encoded by the coding sequence ATGCGGGTCCTATTGCTCTTCGCGAGCCTGGCGTTGCTCTTGGCAGGCCAGGCCTCGGCCTCGACGATCTCGGTTTCGATCCAGGGGGACGGCTCCTCCTGCCAGCAGGGCTTCAACGACGGCGTGGTGGCCGACGGCACCTGCTCGTCGAACGGTTCGGGCACCTACGACGACTGGGGGGCGGCCAGCTCGTCGGCCGCCGGTGGGAGTTCCCCGAACCTGGTCGGGATCGGCTCGACCTCGACCGGCCTCGCGATCGACGCGGCCGTCGCGGCTGACGACGGCGGCATCGACGTCGGGCAGGGCGGAGACCGCTGGATCAAGCGCAACGTGAGCTACACGATCCAGCTCACGGTAGACGTCGACTCGCCGGCGCAGCTCTGGACCGTGGACCTCACCCAGGCGGCGCTCGGCCTCTACGCGCTCCGGGGCGACGGGACGGCCACCGCCGTCGGGACCCAGAACAGCGGCGCCGCGCGCTTCTCCAACATCAACGTGAGCGTGAACGGGAACCCGTTCAACGTCACGGTGAGCCCGGGGAGCCGGGTCGCCAATCCGTCGAACAACAGTTCCTCGACCGGCCAGTTCAGCGGCAGCCGCAACGACCTGAGCGTGCTCTCGGGCACCGGCGACGCGGTCTTCGGCGTCACGGTGTCGTTCAGCCTCGAGGCGCTCTCGCGCGACGGCTGCACCGGGTTCATCTGCTCGAGCGCGTCCGGTGGCGAGGAGGCCGCGACCCTCTTCGGCCTCCAGAACGTGATCGACCAGGGCGTCGACGACTACGGCACCTGGGGGCGCGCGATCGCCCCGGACGGGTACAACGCGACCTGGACCCTCAACGTGCTGAACGTCCCGGAGCCGGTGACGCTGGCGCTGGTCGCGCTGGGCCTCACCGGCCTCGCCGTCAGCGGCCGGCGGGCGACCCGCTAG
- a CDS encoding GNAT family N-acetyltransferase has translation MTAFPFGEELVRTLAGQRSAPLTGLFQAATFLGDLGGYVLLITAIYVAWDKRLALRLALVTLLATALDHALKTLIANPRPFLGDGSYLENWAVSPARAAELAAEFSTPSGHAMAAAAFYAYLFGSVRSRAARAACVALILLIGLSRPYLGVHYLEDVLLGWPLGIVVAVLALRRAAALGARWAAIPYAGQVATALGASLALWLATRGLGPAPAAQPSAFLAYAGFLTGIAVAAPLEASRVGFDPRSGGAGAKLLRYALSIALILGVLIGLDALSGSRVPRPTALGQLLAYLRHAAASVAGFFVCPLLFVRLGLGAGARTRPAYRPAGPGDLESLLALQRAFYAGEGYAFDPDVARRALGRLLADPSLGEAWLAEQDGRAVAYAVLTLGWSLELGGRDAFVDELYVTHGARGRGLGRAGLAAVEAGARALGVRALHLEVEDGKPAAHALYRRSGFAPRGRALLSKTLLL, from the coding sequence ATGACGGCGTTCCCCTTCGGCGAGGAGCTGGTGCGCACGCTCGCCGGGCAGCGCAGCGCGCCGCTCACGGGGCTCTTCCAGGCCGCCACCTTCCTCGGCGACCTCGGGGGCTACGTGCTGCTGATCACGGCGATCTACGTCGCCTGGGACAAGCGGCTCGCGCTCCGGCTGGCGCTCGTGACGCTCCTCGCGACGGCGCTCGACCACGCGCTCAAGACTCTGATCGCGAACCCGCGGCCCTTCCTCGGAGACGGCAGCTACCTGGAGAACTGGGCGGTGTCGCCCGCGCGGGCGGCCGAGCTGGCGGCCGAGTTCTCCACCCCGTCGGGCCACGCGATGGCGGCCGCGGCCTTCTACGCGTACCTCTTCGGGAGCGTGCGCAGCCGGGCCGCGCGCGCCGCCTGCGTCGCGCTGATCCTCCTGATCGGCCTCTCGCGCCCCTACCTCGGGGTCCACTACCTCGAGGACGTCCTGCTCGGCTGGCCGCTCGGGATCGTGGTCGCCGTCCTGGCGCTGCGCCGGGCCGCTGCGCTCGGCGCGCGCTGGGCCGCGATCCCCTACGCCGGGCAGGTCGCGACGGCCCTCGGAGCGAGCCTCGCGCTCTGGCTCGCGACGCGCGGCCTCGGTCCGGCGCCGGCGGCGCAGCCCTCGGCCTTCCTCGCCTATGCGGGCTTCCTGACGGGGATCGCCGTCGCGGCCCCCCTCGAGGCGAGCCGCGTCGGCTTCGACCCGCGCAGCGGCGGCGCCGGCGCGAAGCTGCTGCGCTACGCGCTCTCGATCGCGCTGATCCTGGGCGTGCTGATCGGGCTCGACGCGCTCTCCGGCTCGCGGGTCCCCCGCCCGACGGCGCTCGGGCAGCTCCTGGCCTATCTCCGACACGCTGCCGCGTCGGTCGCGGGCTTCTTCGTGTGCCCGCTGCTCTTCGTGCGGCTCGGGCTCGGCGCGGGCGCACGGACGCGGCCCGCCTATCGCCCGGCCGGGCCCGGCGACCTCGAGAGCCTGCTCGCGCTCCAGCGCGCCTTCTACGCCGGGGAGGGCTACGCCTTCGACCCCGACGTCGCGCGCCGCGCGCTCGGGCGCCTGCTCGCGGACCCTTCGCTCGGCGAGGCCTGGCTCGCCGAGCAGGACGGCCGGGCCGTGGCCTACGCGGTCCTGACCCTCGGGTGGAGCCTCGAGCTCGGGGGCCGCGACGCCTTCGTGGACGAGCTCTACGTGACGCACGGCGCGCGCGGGCGCGGGCTCGGGCGGGCGGGGCTCGCCGCCGTCGAGGCGGGCGCCCGGGCGCTCGGCGTGCGCGCGCTCCACCTCGAGGTCGAGGACGGCAAGCCCGCCGCACACGCGCTCTACCGCCGGAGCGGCTTCGCCCCGCGCGGGCGTGCGCTGCTGAGCAAGACGCTGCTCCTCTGA
- a CDS encoding META domain-containing protein produces the protein MPALTIEVALATSGGWCRRGPALRALVLAALVAGAPALASATLSRDVLGGLAYEGLLEDGGPVRLRGGRWTGPPAEPGLATRPTAALIPYLIVHGDLDGDGRPDALVFLQTTGGGSGAFLHLAAVLDRPEGPRALPAQPIGDRAEVEALAVDHGRVVLDAVVAGPNDALCCPSQRVRRTFEVEDGELRPIGFERRGRLRVRELAGTSWRLTRLDAATPVPADAGIELRFEGAKVAGSGGCNTFQAEVISGERDAVELGPLATTRRACPAPVLAREQRFFAALERATRIGFWFGRLEIQYDTPERRTGRLRFAPGDAPAFRSIGDRPRSEPQVRP, from the coding sequence GTGCCGGCGCTCACGATCGAGGTCGCGCTCGCCACGAGCGGAGGATGGTGCCGCCGGGGCCCGGCACTCCGCGCGCTCGTGCTCGCGGCGCTCGTCGCCGGAGCGCCCGCGCTCGCGAGCGCGACGCTCTCGCGTGACGTGCTGGGCGGGCTCGCCTACGAGGGGCTGCTCGAGGACGGCGGCCCGGTGCGGCTGCGCGGGGGCCGCTGGACGGGTCCGCCCGCCGAGCCGGGGCTGGCCACGCGGCCGACGGCCGCGCTCATTCCGTACCTGATCGTCCACGGCGACCTCGACGGCGACGGCCGCCCCGACGCCCTCGTGTTCCTCCAGACCACCGGGGGCGGGAGCGGCGCCTTCCTGCACCTGGCGGCCGTGCTCGACCGGCCCGAGGGCCCGCGGGCGCTCCCGGCCCAGCCGATCGGCGACCGCGCCGAGGTGGAGGCGCTCGCGGTCGATCACGGGCGGGTCGTGCTCGACGCGGTGGTCGCGGGCCCGAACGACGCGCTCTGCTGTCCGAGCCAGCGCGTGCGCCGGACCTTCGAGGTCGAGGACGGCGAGCTGCGCCCGATCGGCTTCGAGCGCCGCGGGCGCCTGCGCGTGCGGGAGCTCGCCGGGACGAGCTGGCGCCTCACCCGGCTCGACGCGGCCACGCCCGTCCCGGCCGACGCCGGGATCGAGCTGCGCTTCGAGGGCGCGAAGGTCGCCGGCTCCGGCGGCTGCAACACCTTCCAGGCCGAGGTGATCTCGGGCGAGCGCGACGCCGTCGAGCTCGGCCCGCTCGCCACGACCCGCCGCGCCTGCCCGGCGCCGGTCCTCGCGCGCGAGCAGCGCTTCTTCGCCGCCCTCGAGCGCGCGACCCGGATCGGCTTCTGGTTCGGCCGGCTCGAGATCCAGTACGACACGCCCGAGCGCCGCACCGGCCGCCTTCGCTTCGCGCCCGGGGACGCTCCTGCGTTCCGCTCGATTGGGGACAGACCTCGCAGCGAGCCGCAAGTCCGTCCCTGA
- a CDS encoding cupredoxin domain-containing protein, whose amino-acid sequence MRRITLPGAAALLALALALPAAAAEVKVTVGHSRIDPARVKIAVGDTVVFHNVDEMPGGHTVAARDGSFSSPPLAKGEAWSHTFDKAGTYPIGIEQHPDAVGEIVVE is encoded by the coding sequence ATGCGACGGATCACCCTTCCGGGAGCCGCTGCGCTCCTCGCCCTGGCCCTCGCGCTCCCGGCCGCCGCCGCCGAGGTGAAGGTCACGGTCGGCCACAGCAGGATCGACCCGGCCCGGGTGAAGATCGCCGTCGGCGACACGGTGGTCTTCCACAACGTCGACGAGATGCCGGGCGGCCACACCGTCGCCGCCAGGGACGGCTCGTTCTCGAGCCCGCCCCTCGCGAAGGGCGAGGCCTGGAGCCACACCTTCGACAAGGCCGGGACCTACCCGATCGGGATCGAGCAGCACCCGGACGCGGTGGGCGAGATCGTCGTCGAGTGA
- a CDS encoding YiiX/YebB-like N1pC/P60 family cysteine hydrolase — MAESESIRARVRRWLVEWIIDYLTRPLDHYEQRVRNDVAALKAHVRKGDVLLVEGDQRVSAIIRYLTQSPWSHSALYIGDELLRRGGEQAARARARFGAEAGHLLVEALPRGVEATPLARYVDLNLRICRPHGLRPADVERLLDEAVAAIGWRYDLQNVLDLARYLIPVRIIPDRWRLQALHFGSGQPTEVICSSLLARLFYHVRFPILPTQVVALPAEAAPPSPEPPARPPRPGARAPEPFGRALLRRAFGHPSREYTGLFRMRHPTLVTPRDFDLSPYFDVVKFNPLARGDFDYSRMQWADGPLEPRQREG, encoded by the coding sequence ATGGCCGAGTCGGAGTCGATCCGCGCCCGGGTGCGCCGCTGGCTGGTCGAGTGGATCATCGACTACCTGACCCGGCCGCTCGACCACTACGAGCAGCGGGTCCGGAACGACGTCGCCGCCCTGAAGGCCCACGTGCGCAAGGGCGACGTGCTGCTCGTCGAGGGCGATCAGCGCGTCTCCGCGATCATCCGCTACCTGACCCAGAGCCCCTGGTCGCACTCGGCGCTCTACATCGGCGACGAGCTGCTGCGCCGGGGCGGGGAGCAGGCGGCGCGCGCGCGGGCGCGCTTCGGGGCCGAGGCGGGGCACCTGCTGGTCGAGGCGCTGCCGCGCGGCGTCGAGGCGACGCCGCTCGCCCGGTACGTGGACCTGAACCTCCGGATCTGCCGCCCGCACGGCCTGCGCCCGGCCGACGTCGAGCGCCTGCTCGACGAGGCGGTGGCGGCGATCGGCTGGCGCTACGACCTGCAGAACGTCCTCGACCTCGCGCGCTACCTGATCCCGGTCCGGATCATCCCGGACCGCTGGCGCCTCCAGGCGCTCCACTTCGGGAGCGGCCAGCCCACCGAGGTGATCTGCTCGAGCCTGCTCGCGCGGCTCTTCTACCACGTCCGCTTCCCGATCCTCCCGACCCAGGTGGTCGCGCTGCCGGCCGAGGCAGCGCCGCCGTCGCCGGAGCCTCCCGCGCGGCCGCCGCGGCCCGGCGCGCGCGCACCCGAGCCGTTCGGGCGAGCGCTCCTGCGGCGCGCCTTCGGGCACCCGAGCCGCGAGTACACGGGGCTCTTCCGGATGCGCCACCCGACGCTCGTGACCCCGCGCGACTTCGACCTCTCGCCCTACTTCGACGTCGTGAAGTTCAACCCGCTCGCGCGCGGCGACTTCGACTACTCGCGCATGCAGTGGGCCGACGGGCCGCTCGAGCCGCGCCAGCGCGAGGGCTAG